In a single window of the Micromonospora inositola genome:
- a CDS encoding 3-keto-disaccharide hydrolase, translated as MGSRNRFLAGTAILAAAVLSGGFAAAPATASQSSCAAPDSRPTVRFLDYNSGVANRTVDGGCSINDLIDDESAWANHGGFVAHVTHVARDLVGADVITTEEAAALTETAAHSDVGKTMSYVSLFDGTAESYANWGYVGGRGFGLRDDGSMVTTNSPTGGGLGMLWYRAAQFGDFSLRLQFRDERSGDANARSNSGVFVRFPGVDPAATPQCNTTDPAWVAVNCGHEIQINDSPEIGSNDPRKTGSVYGFADLNLAQARPADKGVWNDLEIRVVGQHYTVIRNGVVINEFDNVPGLPFPGRPTDPGTSGRQYAQGYIGLQNHDGGSVIAFRNVRVRDLG; from the coding sequence GTGGGTAGCAGGAATCGTTTCCTCGCGGGTACGGCGATCCTCGCCGCCGCGGTCCTGAGCGGGGGTTTCGCGGCGGCGCCGGCCACCGCATCGCAATCGTCGTGCGCCGCGCCGGACAGCCGGCCGACCGTCCGCTTCCTCGACTACAACAGCGGCGTGGCGAACCGGACCGTCGACGGTGGCTGTTCGATCAACGACCTGATCGACGACGAGAGCGCCTGGGCCAACCACGGCGGGTTCGTGGCGCACGTGACGCACGTCGCCCGGGATCTGGTCGGCGCCGACGTGATCACCACCGAGGAGGCCGCCGCGCTGACCGAAACCGCGGCACACTCCGACGTGGGGAAGACGATGAGCTATGTCAGCCTGTTCGACGGGACGGCCGAGTCGTACGCGAACTGGGGCTACGTCGGCGGCCGCGGGTTCGGCCTGCGCGACGACGGGTCGATGGTGACGACCAACTCGCCCACCGGCGGCGGGCTCGGCATGCTCTGGTACCGAGCCGCCCAGTTCGGCGACTTCTCGCTGCGCCTGCAGTTCCGCGATGAGCGGAGTGGGGACGCGAACGCGCGGTCGAACAGCGGGGTCTTCGTGCGGTTTCCCGGCGTCGACCCGGCCGCCACCCCCCAGTGCAACACGACTGATCCGGCATGGGTTGCCGTGAACTGCGGCCACGAGATCCAGATCAATGACTCGCCGGAGATCGGCAGCAACGACCCGCGGAAGACCGGATCCGTGTACGGGTTCGCCGACCTGAACCTCGCCCAGGCCCGCCCGGCGGACAAGGGGGTCTGGAACGACCTCGAGATCCGGGTTGTCGGCCAGCACTACACCGTGATCCGCAACGGTGTGGTGATCAACGAGTTCGACAACGTGCCCGGCCTGCCGTTCCCGGGCCGTCCGACCGACCCGGGCACCAGTGGACGGCAGTACGCGCAGGGCTACATCGGCCTGCAGAACCACGACGGCGGCTCGGTCATCGCCTTCCGCAACGTACGGGTGCGGGACCTCGGCTGA
- a CDS encoding NAD(P)H-dependent flavin oxidoreductase, with protein MALSTTFTEMLGVRYPIALAPMGGSAGGALAAAVSRGGGFGILGGAYGDPEWLAREVPIVAGTEGPWGVGFLTWGIDLAAVELALSYGPSAVMLSFGDPSPYAEHVRRARALLILQVTDLEEAKRAVDLGADVIVAQGTESGGHGAVRGRSTLPFVPAVVDLVAPVPVLAAGGIADGRGVAAALVLGAAGALIGTRFQATTEALVDPSITKAILDGRGQDTERSTVLDIARGSRWPSKYPARTLGHPYLDRWRGREAELAADPQARQAYQDDVARGAVPPLPVWAGEVVDLITDLPSAEDLVTAMATQAQDTLTRAGRH; from the coding sequence ATGGCGTTGTCGACGACGTTCACGGAGATGCTCGGCGTGCGGTACCCGATCGCGCTGGCGCCGATGGGTGGGTCGGCCGGTGGCGCGCTGGCCGCAGCTGTCTCCCGCGGTGGCGGGTTCGGGATTCTGGGCGGCGCGTACGGGGACCCGGAGTGGCTGGCACGTGAGGTGCCGATCGTCGCGGGCACTGAAGGGCCGTGGGGTGTGGGATTCCTGACCTGGGGGATCGATCTCGCCGCGGTGGAGCTGGCGCTGAGCTACGGCCCCAGCGCCGTGATGCTGTCCTTCGGCGATCCGAGCCCATACGCGGAGCATGTCCGCCGGGCAAGGGCTCTGTTGATCCTCCAGGTCACAGATCTGGAGGAGGCCAAGCGGGCCGTGGACTTGGGCGCCGATGTGATCGTGGCTCAGGGAACCGAGAGCGGTGGGCACGGAGCCGTGCGCGGGCGGTCCACTTTGCCGTTCGTGCCCGCGGTGGTGGATCTCGTAGCTCCGGTGCCGGTGCTGGCAGCGGGCGGGATCGCCGATGGACGTGGTGTGGCGGCAGCTCTCGTGCTGGGCGCTGCCGGAGCGCTCATCGGCACCCGCTTCCAGGCCACCACCGAGGCCCTGGTCGATCCCTCGATCACCAAGGCGATCCTCGATGGGCGGGGGCAGGACACCGAGCGCAGCACCGTGCTGGACATCGCGCGCGGCTCCCGATGGCCGTCGAAGTACCCCGCCCGCACCCTCGGCCACCCCTACCTCGACCGCTGGCGGGGCCGGGAGGCCGAGCTCGCCGCCGATCCCCAAGCCCGTCAGGCGTACCAGGACGACGTGGCACGCGGCGCGGTGCCCCCGCTGCCGGTCTGGGCGGGCGAGGTCGTCGACCTCATCACCGACCTGCCCTCGGCGGAGGACCTGGTCACTGCCATGGCCACCCAGGCCCAGGACACCCTGACCCGAGCTGGACGCCACTGA
- a CDS encoding recombinase family protein, which yields MSKGERNRIKVRVRTAMAAQTLLEGRYLGGRPPYGYALRDLGPHPNPAKAADGKRLKGLTPDEQTAPILRRIFAEFLAGIGLFAIAEGLTANHVPCPSAHDRARNRHRSGIAWSKSAVRVILTNPRYTGRQVWNKQRTDEVLLDVDDVAMGHTGVMRWNARDKWVVSKEITHEPLIDDATFEQAQQSSNGADGEPAVNTSSSAPATRTSSAA from the coding sequence ATGAGCAAGGGCGAACGCAACCGGATCAAGGTTCGCGTCCGCACCGCCATGGCCGCCCAGACCCTCCTCGAGGGCCGCTACCTCGGCGGACGCCCACCCTACGGCTATGCCCTCCGCGACCTCGGACCCCATCCCAACCCCGCCAAGGCCGCCGACGGCAAACGCCTCAAGGGCCTCACTCCAGACGAACAGACCGCGCCGATCCTCCGGCGGATCTTCGCCGAGTTCCTCGCCGGTATCGGGCTCTTCGCCATCGCCGAAGGACTCACCGCCAATCACGTGCCCTGCCCATCCGCGCACGACCGCGCCCGCAACCGGCACCGCAGCGGCATCGCCTGGTCCAAGAGCGCCGTCCGCGTCATCCTCACCAACCCCCGCTACACCGGGCGACAGGTATGGAACAAGCAACGCACCGACGAGGTGCTGCTCGACGTCGACGACGTGGCAATGGGCCACACCGGCGTCATGCGCTGGAACGCCCGGGACAAGTGGGTGGTCTCCAAGGAGATCACCCACGAACCACTCATCGACGACGCGACCTTCGAACAGGCCCAGCAATCCTCCAACGGCGCGGACGGGGAACCGGCGGTCAACACGTCAAGCAGCGCACCCGCAACCCGTACGTCTTCCGCGGCCTGA